One Niabella beijingensis DNA window includes the following coding sequences:
- a CDS encoding glycoside hydrolase, which produces MKIQLVLLLPLAAALFFVPGANAAVSDDDPSTVTCNGPWKFKTGDHPQWSDPDLDDADWALVDLSAPPGAHDGDVGFSGYVPGWTTKGHGNYSGFAWYRIKISLDMVKGAQLAIACPPAVDDAYQLFLNGALLGNAGDFSKPEPVAYSVQPRLFLLPDSIRNKKSVTIAFRVWMSKATLSQLPDAGGIHIAPVLGEKSSVAAIYQFQWDQIIKGYIAEVILPAIFLLLALLISIFYKPGKQYQWFVFALILLALVRANQAVFYWFQVESAHTFDIITPVILIPLTLGSWLMAWWNWHKLEESVWIPRIIAVLMLLYMCSQLLGLPWMAESISHSIFNTLSNIIRLLFLLLMLYIIYRGIRQHTEDKWLVLLATLLISTGLFAQELSALHIQGIWFPFGVGVSRSQYAYAAFDIVMFLILIRHYRRQTHRFRASTAV; this is translated from the coding sequence ATGAAAATACAGCTTGTTTTGCTGCTGCCATTGGCTGCGGCGCTCTTTTTCGTTCCGGGCGCCAACGCGGCCGTATCTGATGATGATCCTTCCACCGTTACCTGTAACGGACCATGGAAATTTAAAACCGGTGATCATCCCCAGTGGAGCGACCCGGATCTTGATGACGCAGATTGGGCGCTTGTGGATCTTTCTGCGCCGCCGGGTGCGCATGACGGCGATGTAGGATTCTCGGGCTATGTACCGGGATGGACCACTAAAGGGCACGGCAACTATTCCGGATTTGCCTGGTACCGCATAAAAATTTCATTAGATATGGTAAAGGGAGCTCAGCTGGCCATAGCCTGCCCCCCTGCTGTTGATGATGCCTATCAATTGTTCCTTAACGGAGCATTGCTTGGTAATGCCGGCGATTTTTCAAAACCGGAGCCTGTGGCATACAGTGTACAACCCCGGCTGTTTTTGTTGCCGGACAGTATCCGGAACAAAAAATCGGTGACGATCGCTTTCAGAGTCTGGATGAGCAAGGCTACCTTAAGCCAGCTTCCGGACGCCGGCGGCATTCATATTGCTCCGGTACTGGGTGAAAAAAGCAGCGTTGCCGCCATCTACCAATTCCAATGGGATCAGATCATCAAAGGCTATATAGCGGAAGTGATCTTGCCTGCTATATTCCTGTTATTGGCGCTGCTGATCTCCATTTTTTATAAGCCTGGGAAACAGTATCAGTGGTTTGTATTTGCGTTGATCTTACTGGCGCTGGTGCGCGCCAACCAGGCGGTTTTCTACTGGTTCCAGGTAGAAAGCGCTCATACGTTTGACATTATTACCCCGGTGATCCTGATACCATTGACGCTGGGCAGCTGGCTGATGGCCTGGTGGAACTGGCACAAACTGGAAGAATCTGTTTGGATTCCGCGGATCATTGCCGTGCTGATGCTCCTTTATATGTGCTCGCAGCTGCTGGGGCTGCCCTGGATGGCCGAATCAATTTCTCATTCTATTTTTAATACACTTTCTAACATCATCCGCCTGTTATTTCTTTTATTGATGCTGTATATAATCTACCGCGGTATCCGGCAGCACACAGAAGATAAATGGCTTGTTTTATTGGCCACACTGCTGATTTCAACCGGCTTGTTTGCACAGGAATTATCAGCGCTTCACATTCAGGGTATTTGGTTCCCTTTTGGTGTGGGCGTCTCCCGCTCTCAATATGCTTATGCGGCATTTGATATAGTAATGTTCCTGATATTGATCCGCCATTATCGACGGCAAACCCATCGCTTCCGGGCTTCGACAGCTGTTTAA